The genomic region aataaaactagtgaaGGTGTGAGATTTAGTGATAAAAACCTATAtacttacattctatttattgtttcccacctttagacgtatcagaggagtatgtcaactaaaactatCACAGAGACAGTTGCCAAACTCATCCGATACGTTAAAGTCCACATCATTAAGTTTTAAAAATGTACTTGATGTCTAATTTACACGctttttatttttagattgcaaATCTAATTCCCCACTGCATCAAATTAAAAATAGCAAAAGGAAGGATGACTTTTTCAGCTACGacataataaaaaacaatttAATGTGCAGCCAATCAATAGTCAGGGGTAAAGATGTCGATTGCAATAGTAACTTTTATTTAAGTAAGGTTGTATTAAATATTGAAGAGGCCGAAGAATTATACTTTGCCACTTTAAGCCAAAGTGGTAGCAAATGGTTAGATGAAAGAAGATGTAGAATAACAGGATCTATTTGCTACCAGATATACACATATGCTTTCAATAGTAATCCTAACTGGGAACAAAAAGTAAAATCCATATTTTATTCCACATTTAGGGGAAATGCAAATACAAGGTATGGAACAGAGCAGGAAGTGAATGCCTTAAAGTTATATAATGAGGTCCATGATTGTGCAGCAAAAAAGGGAGGCTTCATTGTTAACCCTCAAGTACCATGGGTCGGATTCAGTCCTGATGCCTTGTTAGACGAAGATAACAAAGTAACACGTCTAATAGAGATCAAATGCCCCATATTGGGAAAATCAAAATCAGTACTAAGTATTGTAAGACAATtaagttatataaaaattatcaaTGGTCAattacaattaaataaaaaacatCAATATTATGCGCAGGTACAATTGGGAATGGGCATTTTAGGAATAAAAGATtgcgatttatttatttattgttcctATGACAAATCATTTTTTACCTTACCAATAAAGTTTGATGAAGAATTTGTCACAAAAATGTTAACAATtttaaaagaggtttattttgaaaaaattgtgAAATACTTGGAAATACATAATCATTGATAttaaaagttgtttttgtttaaaatagGATTAGATATTTTTCCTCCTCCTAAGTGctttctctattgaggttggcgatcgaTCACCATGGCAAATTTTTCTCTGTTGTGGGCTTGATCAATTAAGTCatttcctgttgtgtgggtccaatctgtGATGTTTCATAGCCAAGATTTTTCCTTTCTTCCCATACCCCTCTTACTTTGATCTTGACTTCTAATatctggagctgctcaaattccctatagagcattatgtgtcctagatatgatgtctttctaattttgatagtattgacCAGATAAGGATGTGTGCTCATTCTTTTCAGTACTTCttcttttgtaaaaaaaacataaaatcctttataaaaggtatatttgttaaaattcctATACAGGGCTAAAGAAATaattttcaatcggttgaccgatcatcatcagtgtctGCTCAGAATtcaacatgctaaccaccaaaataaaaaatatttgggtaaaaactcTTTACAAAGAATCCGTCATAGGGATTTAGATAATTGATGTGaatttaaacatggatgtttaaaatatccaatgtttcatgctCGAGGTACCATTGAGCCCAAATTtgtcatgatgtgaacaagtcaaatttgggctcaatggtacctcgagcatgaaacattggatattttaaacattcaCATATAATTCACATCAATTATCTAAATCCCTATGACAGATTatttgtaaagggtttttacccaaatattttttactttggtggttagcatgttgaATTCTgagcaaacactgatgatgatcggtcaaccgattgaaaactagttctgttcttagatgtagccctgtatagggattttaacaaatataccttttataaaggattttgttttttgtaataaatggtatacagccaactataggaattttttcctcgtggatcTTCTTTTGTAGTTCTGcaggtccagcttattcttaacaTTCAGCAGTACATCCACATGTCACAAGTATTCAATGTGTTGACATCATACTATTTAATGCCCGGGTCTCACAGCCAAATAGGAATAGAGACAACTAAGTGTTCTCAATCTCAATCATGTTAAAAGGTAAGTAGCTATTTCATTAgtaatttgtaagaaaaaatgagctgtgtcaaaaattatttatttcaaacatgGTATACATTTGAAAATTTGAATGGATCCGCCGAATAATGTAAGCACCATATCACTTGTTttaaagaaacagaaaaaaaagttttaaaattataacaatGCTAAACTTATACATTTTAAAGGTTTCATACAGTTTGTAAATACAAATTACAAACTGTATtactcaccattatcacaattttaaaactttttcttcgaCTTCTCAAAAACAATGTGGCGCTTACAACATACTAGGCTTACATCATACCCATTCAATTCTTTTAAAATAACatgtaaattaaatgtaaaactATACACTATTTTAATACGTAGGTACAGTATTTATTATAGTAGGTACATTaaaattattaacttatattactcaacgagcatgtaatgatggctattactcacactaatgaagtttgcgacacgagcagTAGGCAAGTGTCTTAATTAATCAGAGTGAgaaatagccattacatgcaagtagaatactatactttttccacgacctttttttattttatttactaaaatataattatcaactatcgagattaaaattataatttacacaAACTTTATTTACCAATACAGATAATTGGTTGCTTACTGTTAACAAAAATGCTGTcttaattatgtattgtaaaCAATATAAGAAATAGTCAATTCAAGTTATATTCATTTCCTAAAAATTTTAGGTacaaatttgtacctactgtcattgtaatacataggaaatggctattattggtggacatattttataaagttataatgtacatttataacataataatataatatgtaactTTATACAATAGACACAATATAAGttttaaattccaataaacacagcaAATATGCTAATGTCTcgtttatgtatttatttattcacTAAGTAACAACAGTAACTAGTACTGAGCTGGTATCTGATGTTAGTTGCGTCATCTGAACAATACCAAAGTTTCTTACAATATTCTCTCTCCTGCTTTTCGTAAGTATAACTAATGTCTATTTGTTTGTTATGATTTCTTATTTACTTAATACGACCGTGAATTGTTAACAACAACTTTCTGTCTACTTTGCGGTTTTTCGGTATGTAGTCTAGTTACATAGATATTAAATGCCCCTGTTAAGTATAATCAAAACATTGACTAAGATTGTAATATTGTTATTTGAGactttaaaaattaaactgatcTATTATTTACTAGTGGATTAAATACCCTTATTTTATGGATGCTTATTTAAATCCCTTTACACTATCATTGAAAATGATAAACATCAAAATTCATAatagtaaacaaggtataaaagtaaaaaatatactgacccaGTGTTATAATTAacaattatttaaacatttttcgaagttaattattgatataaattacaataatcattgttataaataaacaagttaaataattttatttgcagtttatataagaCTAATATTAAACGTGACATTCACCACTTGAACCTAACTTGAGCcggtgagtaatgaactattactcatgggtaaagtaatgggtgttactatctattcaaaaatagtgaataatgaggATATTATTGAACGGTCATAGAAAAAAGAATTACATTACAGTCAATTACATTAAAgacattaaaatttatttttacttaaaataggGCTAGAGATGTTTATAATGgcacaaattatttttaaaatgtcatCACAATATGGCAAAAGGTAAGTACCAATTTGTTCTTTCATAATTTTAAATACCTTTATCCTCTGAATTGCACGTTCAACATGTACCCTAGCCCTTGCAATTTCAGCTGTCTGAACTGATTCTTGTTTAGACagttgctgttttttttttaagaaggGAGGTCTTATTAATTTGACCAAATGTTCTTGACACTCCTTTTCGATCAAAAATCCCTTGT from Diabrotica virgifera virgifera chromosome 3, PGI_DIABVI_V3a harbors:
- the LOC114339303 gene encoding uncharacterized protein LOC114339303, translated to MCSQSIVRGKDVDCNSNFYLSKVVLNIEEAEELYFATLSQSGSKWLDERRCRITGSICYQIYTYAFNSNPNWEQKVKSIFYSTFRGNANTRYGTEQEVNALKLYNEVHDCAAKKGGFIVNPQVPWVGFSPDALLDEDNKVTRLIEIKCPILGKSKSVLSIVRQLSYIKIINGQLQLNKKHQYYAQVQLGMGILGIKDCDLFIYCSYDKSFFTLPIKFDEEFVTKMLTILKEVYFEKIVKYLEIHNH